A genome region from Candidatus Atribacteria bacterium includes the following:
- a CDS encoding stage V sporulation protein S, whose translation MELLKVSSKSNPKAVAGALSGVIREEGKAELQAIGAGAVNQAVKAIAIARGFTAASGVNLICIPAFVDVEIEGEERTAIKFLVVPG comes from the coding sequence ATGGAACTATTAAAAGTCTCATCAAAGTCAAATCCTAAAGCTGTAGCTGGTGCCTTATCAGGAGTAATCAGGGAAGAAGGAAAAGCAGAATTACAAGCCATAGGAGCGGGAGCAGTAAATCAAGCAGTTAAGGCAATTGCTATTGCTCGAGGTTTTACCGCAGCCAGCGGCGTTAATTTAATTTGTATACCTGCTTTTGTAGATGTGGAAATTGAAGGAGAAGAAAGAACTGCTATTAAATTTTTAGTGGTGCCCGGATAA
- a CDS encoding 4Fe-4S dicluster domain-containing protein has product MRLNVKDVDKCIGCQSCMFACARRKGEAGLARSSIGIRSAGGMERGFIVVVCRACSDPPCARVCPVNALVPKEGGGVKLDISKCIGCGYCKDACIIGAVFWDDEINKPMVCTYCGYCATFCPHEVLELEKEGS; this is encoded by the coding sequence ATGAGATTAAATGTAAAAGATGTAGATAAATGTATTGGTTGCCAGAGCTGTATGTTTGCTTGTGCCAGGCGGAAAGGTGAAGCAGGTTTGGCTAGGTCAAGTATAGGGATAAGATCTGCCGGAGGGATGGAAAGAGGATTTATTGTAGTGGTCTGCCGGGCTTGTTCCGACCCTCCCTGCGCCCGAGTATGTCCTGTCAATGCCTTGGTTCCCAAAGAAGGCGGAGGAGTAAAACTGGATATTAGCAAATGTATAGGATGCGGATATTGTAAAGATGCCTGTATTATAGGTGCCGTATTTTGGGATGATGAAATTAATAAACCGATGGTCTGCACCTATTGCGGTTATTGTGCGACATTCTGTCCCCATGAGGTGTTAGAACTTGAGAAGGAGGGTTCATAA
- a CDS encoding PEGA domain-containing protein translates to MLRSVLFQNRRKIFTYIFITLMVLLCFNIYEINFAQSPSPEEVEKMKSIQIINPHSPFSLKLWLDNQRGATYTPGEKIRISFQASQDSFVTLYNYDTVGRVKIIFPNQYTPHNSVRAGQTYSIEGVIDPNSRVGTEYVQGFATSRQILITDRQQDLISKEFMPEVSPDFQKHTQNIKSIIVSMPSTAWASSNLLSYQVIPITPPPPPPPPPVNYGRILVTSQPQGAKVYLDNTYRGTTPLNLDRIISGQHHIKLVLAGYEDWSNYISVSPSRTSTVSTSLIPLAVYGSISIYCNQGSAKIYLDGNYQKTTSANKSVKLKDIEQGYHELMITKNGYQQWVNTILVKTNQTYMISAYLVPEIKYEGSIAVYCNVSGAKIFLNGTYKTASLSSQAKMLEEIKEGQYEITLIKDGYRTWVQDIWVYANETNSLYVEMEKIEY, encoded by the coding sequence ATGTTAAGAAGTGTATTGTTTCAGAACAGGCGAAAAATATTCACCTATATTTTTATTACTTTAATGGTACTGCTTTGTTTTAATATTTACGAAATTAATTTTGCTCAAAGCCCTAGTCCAGAGGAAGTCGAAAAGATGAAAAGTATTCAAATTATCAATCCTCATTCCCCATTTTCTCTTAAACTATGGTTAGATAATCAACGAGGAGCTACCTATACACCCGGGGAGAAAATTAGAATTTCCTTCCAGGCTTCCCAGGATTCCTTTGTAACGCTTTATAACTATGATACCGTAGGAAGAGTGAAGATTATATTCCCCAACCAGTATACACCACATAATTCTGTAAGAGCAGGACAGACTTATTCCATTGAGGGAGTGATTGATCCCAATTCCAGGGTAGGGACTGAATATGTTCAGGGATTCGCCACCTCCAGACAGATACTTATTACCGATAGACAACAAGATTTAATTTCTAAAGAGTTTATGCCCGAAGTAAGCCCAGATTTTCAAAAACATACTCAAAACATTAAAAGTATAATAGTATCCATGCCTTCTACGGCCTGGGCTTCAAGTAACCTATTGAGTTATCAGGTAATACCAATAACTCCTCCTCCGCCGCCTCCACCACCTCCGGTTAATTATGGCAGGATTTTAGTCACTTCCCAACCTCAAGGAGCCAAGGTATATTTGGATAATACTTATAGAGGAACAACTCCTTTAAATTTAGACCGAATTATCTCTGGCCAGCATCATATTAAATTAGTATTAGCAGGTTATGAGGATTGGAGTAATTATATCTCAGTTTCACCGTCTCGAACCAGTACAGTTTCTACCAGTTTAATTCCTTTAGCTGTATATGGTTCGATTTCCATTTACTGTAACCAGGGTAGTGCCAAGATCTATTTAGATGGAAATTACCAAAAAACTACTTCTGCCAACAAGTCGGTAAAATTGAAGGATATCGAACAGGGTTATCATGAATTGATGATTACCAAAAATGGTTATCAGCAATGGGTGAATACTATCTTAGTGAAAACTAACCAAACTTACATGATCTCTGCTTACTTGGTTCCTGAAATAAAATATGAAGGCTCAATTGCTGTATACTGTAATGTTAGTGGGGCAAAGATATTTTTAAATGGAACCTATAAGACCGCAAGTCTTTCTTCTCAAGCAAAAATGTTAGAGGAAATTAAAGAAGGACAATATGAAATTACTCTAATTAAGGACGGATATAGGACCTGGGTACAAGATATTTGGGTTTATGCCAATGAGACGAATTCTCTCTATGTTGAAATGGAGAAGATAGAATATTAA
- a CDS encoding aldehyde:ferredoxin oxidoreductase yields the protein MFRDDLLANVLHVDLSRKKYWVERREDIFKKYLGGAGVAMQLLKEECPVGSDPLGPENPIIFAVGPLTGLFPLSSKTVAMFKSPHNGNLGESHCGGRSAVALRLAGYGAMVIKGASSTPLYLAIHGEKIFFRDASALWGMTNNFTVGRIIQQKEPATGLRTIMRIGGAGEKLISYACVTTETYRHFGRLGLGAVFGSKKLKAVVISGKHSLSTGDKVQYRKIYNHIYNEATSSPLMKKYHDLGTAENVFPLNELGGLPTRNLKEAKFEGVMNISGEKLAKEYLGRRLACSHCPVGCIHIAALREPYDDESYFYKTSMISYDYEPIYALGSMLGISDTEGLLKLIDQIERLGLDSMSTGVILAWATEAQEKGIISEKETQDIKFNWGDYSSYIKAVHFIFEQPNQFYQAIAQGVEFAAQQYGGEDFALTFGGNEMAGYHTGPAAHIGLLIGARHSHLDNGGYSIDQKILTKEKISPEKLAQELLKEEHWRQILSSLVVCFFARGIYTPEICSNTLSLAGFDIAKEDLMSIGKKIHQEKYRFKIQEGFSLDHYRLPERIFETPSLVGKIDKTFVDKVVKCVKKEIFK from the coding sequence ATGTTTAGAGACGATCTTCTAGCTAATGTTCTTCATGTAGACCTTTCACGGAAAAAATATTGGGTAGAAAGAAGAGAAGACATTTTTAAAAAATACCTGGGTGGGGCGGGAGTGGCTATGCAACTTCTTAAAGAGGAATGTCCCGTAGGTAGTGACCCTTTAGGCCCGGAAAATCCTATTATATTTGCGGTGGGCCCCTTAACCGGCTTATTTCCTTTATCCTCAAAGACCGTTGCAATGTTTAAATCTCCACATAACGGTAATCTGGGAGAGAGCCACTGTGGAGGAAGAAGTGCGGTAGCTCTCCGTTTAGCCGGATACGGCGCAATGGTAATAAAAGGAGCAAGTTCGACTCCTCTATATTTAGCCATTCACGGTGAAAAAATATTTTTCAGGGATGCTTCTGCCCTATGGGGGATGACTAATAATTTTACCGTAGGAAGAATTATTCAACAAAAAGAGCCGGCAACCGGATTAAGGACTATCATGCGGATAGGAGGGGCAGGGGAAAAATTAATTTCTTACGCTTGTGTTACGACTGAAACTTATCGACATTTTGGAAGATTGGGTTTGGGAGCAGTGTTTGGAAGTAAAAAATTGAAGGCTGTAGTTATCTCCGGGAAACATTCTCTGTCTACCGGAGATAAAGTTCAGTATCGGAAGATATATAACCACATCTATAATGAAGCTACTTCCTCGCCACTTATGAAGAAGTACCATGACCTGGGGACTGCTGAGAATGTTTTTCCCTTAAATGAATTGGGTGGCCTTCCTACCCGTAATCTTAAAGAAGCAAAATTTGAAGGAGTCATGAATATATCCGGAGAAAAATTGGCCAAGGAATATTTAGGCCGTCGATTAGCCTGTTCTCACTGCCCGGTAGGCTGTATACATATTGCAGCACTCAGGGAACCTTACGACGACGAATCTTATTTCTATAAAACATCCATGATTTCTTATGATTATGAACCAATTTATGCCCTGGGGTCAATGCTCGGTATATCTGATACTGAAGGACTCTTAAAACTAATTGACCAGATAGAAAGATTAGGCTTGGACTCTATGAGCACCGGAGTCATTTTAGCCTGGGCTACGGAAGCTCAGGAAAAAGGAATTATCTCTGAAAAAGAGACGCAGGATATCAAGTTTAACTGGGGAGATTATTCCTCTTATATCAAGGCAGTACATTTTATTTTCGAACAGCCAAATCAATTCTATCAAGCTATAGCACAAGGAGTAGAGTTCGCTGCTCAACAATATGGAGGAGAAGACTTTGCTCTTACCTTTGGTGGGAATGAAATGGCTGGATACCATACCGGTCCAGCCGCTCACATCGGTCTTCTGATTGGAGCAAGGCATAGTCACCTGGATAATGGCGGATACAGTATAGACCAGAAGATTTTGACCAAAGAGAAGATTAGTCCCGAAAAATTAGCCCAAGAGTTGTTGAAAGAAGAGCACTGGCGTCAAATCCTTTCCAGTCTGGTAGTTTGCTTTTTTGCCCGAGGGATTTATACGCCGGAGATTTGTTCTAACACCCTCTCTTTGGCCGGTTTTGATATTGCTAAAGAAGATCTTATGAGTATAGGAAAGAAAATTCACCAGGAAAAATATAGATTTAAGATTCAGGAAGGATTTTCGCTAGATCATTACCGTTTACCAGAACGAATCTTTGAAACCCCGTCTTTAGTCGGTAAAATTGACAAGACTTTTGTGGACAAAGTGGTGAAGTGCGTTAAGAAGGAAATTTTTAAGTGA
- a CDS encoding HU family DNA-binding protein — protein MNKGELIDNVATEIGVTKREAKKAVECVLETISGCLAKGDAVRLVGFGTFGIRKRAARMARNPRTGEKIKVKAINVPFFKAGKELKEKAK, from the coding sequence GTGAACAAGGGCGAATTAATTGACAATGTTGCAACTGAAATCGGCGTTACCAAACGGGAAGCCAAAAAAGCTGTCGAATGTGTGTTAGAAACTATTAGTGGTTGCTTAGCCAAGGGTGATGCAGTTAGATTAGTAGGATTCGGAACTTTTGGTATTAGAAAAAGAGCCGCGAGAATGGCAAGAAATCCACGTACCGGTGAAAAAATCAAAGTAAAGGCTATAAATGTACCATTCTTTAAAGCAGGTAAGGAATTAAAAGAGAAGGCAAAATAA
- a CDS encoding Asp23/Gls24 family envelope stress response protein: MDKKKEKKDKTEGVITKETEKKVEEIKKEEKKEEIIKGKEILGEVNIVPEVIATIISRTVIAIPGVAGLATRAKGGIGTLLGTKELEKGINVDLRENKEVSTTISVILEYGSIIIDVAKEIQKKVKEELETKTGLKVSGINVNIQGVHIEEKK; encoded by the coding sequence ATGGATAAAAAAAAGGAAAAAAAAGATAAAACAGAGGGTGTAATTACCAAGGAAACCGAAAAAAAAGTTGAGGAAATAAAAAAAGAAGAAAAAAAAGAAGAAATAATTAAAGGCAAAGAAATATTGGGAGAAGTTAACATTGTACCAGAAGTCATTGCAACCATTATCAGCAGAACGGTAATCGCAATACCCGGAGTAGCTGGATTAGCTACCCGTGCCAAAGGAGGAATAGGAACTTTATTGGGGACTAAAGAATTAGAAAAAGGAATTAATGTGGACCTGAGAGAAAATAAAGAAGTTTCTACCACTATATCGGTTATTTTAGAGTATGGTTCTATAATAATTGATGTAGCTAAAGAGATTCAGAAGAAGGTAAAAGAAGAATTAGAAACTAAAACCGGACTGAAAGTAAGTGGAATAAATGTAAACATTCAGGGTGTACATATAGAAGAAAAGAAATAG
- the lpdA gene encoding dihydrolipoyl dehydrogenase produces MEKIEVVIIGGGLGGYVAAIKAAQLGLKAVLVEKDKLGGVCLNWGCIPTKALVSTAELLNNLQRAEEFGIQIKDYSFDLSAIMKRKEIITRRLSSGVEQLMKANQVRVIKGEGQIIEPGIVEVTDIAGEKEIVKAKNIVIATGSKVMKLPLSGIDNEGVITSNEALSLSELPSRMLIIGGGVVGIEFAGIFKALGVEVTVVEMLPRILLPIDEEIAVRLTQILKRKGIKILTDCKVGEIKQNNQSLEVLISTNNEEEKIETDKVLLAAGRVPELGKIDVQKLGIELDKGAIKVDKRMRTNIPGIYAVGDVVGKIMLAHVASREGIVAVENISGREVLMDYKVVPNCVFSMPEVASVGLTEEEAGKENHKIKVSKFPFMANGKALCMGESEGMVKIIADADTFELLGFHILGAHASDLIAEGTLALSMEATAFEIVNTIHAHPTLAEAIAEAGEGITGKPIHIFRG; encoded by the coding sequence ATGGAGAAGATTGAAGTAGTCATTATCGGAGGAGGACTTGGCGGATATGTAGCTGCTATAAAGGCTGCCCAGTTGGGCTTAAAAGCAGTGCTGGTGGAAAAAGATAAGTTGGGAGGAGTCTGTTTAAATTGGGGTTGTATTCCCACTAAAGCCTTGGTAAGTACTGCCGAGCTATTAAATAATCTACAAAGAGCTGAGGAATTTGGAATTCAGATTAAAGATTATTCTTTTGATCTTTCTGCTATAATGAAGCGGAAAGAAATAATTACCCGGAGATTATCTTCAGGCGTAGAACAGCTGATGAAAGCCAATCAAGTAAGAGTAATAAAAGGGGAAGGACAGATTATTGAACCAGGGATAGTGGAAGTTACCGATATTGCAGGGGAAAAAGAGATCGTTAAGGCTAAAAATATTGTCATTGCTACCGGTTCAAAGGTAATGAAACTTCCTCTTTCTGGTATAGATAATGAAGGAGTAATAACCAGCAATGAAGCTTTATCTTTGAGTGAATTGCCCTCCAGAATGTTAATTATCGGAGGAGGAGTAGTGGGTATAGAATTCGCCGGTATTTTTAAGGCTTTAGGGGTGGAAGTCACCGTAGTAGAAATGCTACCCAGGATTTTACTGCCCATTGATGAGGAGATAGCCGTTAGACTGACTCAAATACTAAAAAGAAAAGGGATTAAAATACTAACCGATTGTAAGGTTGGCGAGATCAAGCAGAATAATCAGAGTTTGGAAGTTTTGATTTCTACCAACAATGAAGAAGAAAAAATAGAAACCGATAAAGTGCTGTTAGCTGCCGGAAGGGTGCCAGAATTGGGAAAAATAGATGTCCAAAAATTGGGTATCGAATTAGATAAGGGAGCAATTAAAGTAGATAAAAGAATGAGAACCAATATTCCCGGTATCTATGCTGTGGGAGATGTAGTGGGTAAGATAATGTTAGCCCATGTTGCATCCCGGGAAGGAATAGTTGCAGTAGAGAATATCTCGGGTAGAGAGGTGTTAATGGATTATAAAGTAGTCCCTAATTGTGTATTTTCTATGCCGGAGGTTGCCAGTGTGGGGCTGACTGAGGAAGAAGCCGGAAAAGAAAACCATAAGATTAAAGTCTCCAAATTCCCTTTTATGGCAAACGGAAAAGCTTTGTGCATGGGAGAGAGTGAAGGAATGGTAAAAATAATTGCTGATGCAGATACTTTTGAACTCTTAGGTTTTCACATCCTGGGAGCTCATGCCAGTGATCTGATTGCCGAAGGAACGTTGGCTCTATCTATGGAAGCTACCGCTTTCGAGATTGTAAATACTATCCATGCTCATCCCACGCTGGCTGAGGCTATCGCTGAAGCAGGCGAAGGAATAACCGGAAAACCGATTCATATATTCAGAGGATAA
- a CDS encoding hemolysin III family protein, with the protein MKNIQMNNLKNESYSLKNQSLGEEIANSITHGIGAGLSIAALVILVVMASRRGDAWRIASFSIYGATLSLLYLSSTLYHGFINPKIKNIFRILDHSAIYLLIAGTYTPITLTLMRGAWGWTLFGLAWTMAIGGIIITALLLDKLKALLVLSYVVMGLLVVIAIKPMMQMVPRGMIAWLFIGGACYILGIIFYLWKRLPYHHPIWHLFVLGGSISHFLGILFYLT; encoded by the coding sequence ATGAAAAATATACAAATGAATAATCTAAAGAATGAAAGTTATTCTTTAAAGAATCAAAGTTTAGGGGAGGAAATCGCCAACAGCATTACTCACGGTATCGGGGCAGGTTTAAGTATTGCTGCTCTGGTAATTTTGGTCGTTATGGCTAGCAGACGTGGTGACGCCTGGAGAATAGCGAGTTTCAGCATATATGGAGCCACACTGTCCTTGCTTTATCTATCTTCCACTCTTTACCATGGTTTTATAAACCCAAAGATAAAAAATATTTTCAGAATTCTGGATCATTCAGCAATCTATCTGCTTATTGCGGGAACCTACACACCTATTACCCTTACACTGATGAGAGGAGCCTGGGGATGGACTCTTTTTGGACTTGCCTGGACAATGGCAATAGGAGGAATTATTATCACGGCACTTCTTTTGGATAAACTGAAAGCTTTATTGGTCTTATCTTATGTGGTGATGGGATTACTGGTGGTTATTGCCATAAAACCAATGATGCAAATGGTCCCACGGGGAATGATTGCCTGGCTTTTTATCGGAGGCGCTTGCTATATTTTGGGCATAATATTTTATTTATGGAAAAGATTGCCTTACCACCACCCCATCTGGCATCTGTTTGTTTTAGGTGGAAGCATTTCTCATTTTTTGGGCATATTATTTTATCTCACTTAA